The DNA region TTAAAAGAGGATATGTAGAATCAATTATTCAAAAAGAAAAAATAAAACATGCATATCAATTTGAAAGAATTGGATATTTTTATAAAAGAAAAAAAAGAAAAAATATAGAAGTATTTAATAGAATTGTATCATTAAAAAAAAGATATAAAAATAATTAAGACAATTTATTTTAAAAAAAAAATTTTATTAAATAAAATTAAATTTTCATTAAAAAATTAATATATTTTAAAGGCTATAATATGTCAAAAATAAAAAAAATACTTTCTAGAGAAATTTTAGATTCACGTGGATACCCAACTATTGAAACAGAAGTACATTTAAAAACTGGATATTTTGGATATTCTTCAGTTCCATCAGGAGCATCAACAGGATCAAAAGAAGCATTAGAACTTAGAGATAATGATAAAAATCGTTTTTTTGGTAAAGGAGTTAAAAAAGCGGTAAATTATGTTAATACCGAAATTTTTCAAGCATTAAAAAATAAAAATGCAGAAGAACAAAAAGAATTAGATAATCTAATGATAAAACTAGATGGCACAAAAAATAAATCAAGATTTGGAGCTAATGCAATATTATCTGTATCTTTATCTTTAGCTAAAGCAATAGCTTTAGAAAAAAATATACCTTTTTATTCTTATATTTCTGAAATTAATTATTCAAAAAATAATTTTTCTATTCCATTACCTATGATTAATATTATCAATGGTGGAATGCATGCAAATAATAATATTGATCTTCAAGAATTTATGATACAACCTATAGGAGCAAAAAGTATCTTACAAGCTGTCCAAATGGGATCAGAAATTTTTCATATGTTAGGAATTATTTTAAAAGAAAAAGGATATTCTACATGTGTAGGAGATGAAGGAGGATATGCTCCTAATCTTAAATCTAATGAAGAAGCATTATCTATGATTAGTTTAGCTGTTGAACGTTCTAATTATAAATTAAATGAAGATATAACATTTGCAATAGATTGCGCGTCTTCTGAATTATTTAATAAAAAAACTAGAAGATATAGACTAAAAAATGAAAATAAAGAATATAATTCAATAGAATTTACTCATTATTTAGAAAAATTAACTAAAAAATATCCAATTCGATCTATAGAAGATGGACAAGATGAAAGTGATTGGAAAGGATTTCAATATCAAACAAAAATATTAGGAAAAAAGATACAATTAGTAGGTGATGACTTATTTGTTACTAATAAAAAATTTTTAGAATATGGAATTAAAAAAAAAGCAGCAAATTCTATTTTGATTAAATTAAATCAGATTGGAACATTAACTGAAACATTAGAAACTATAAAAAAAGCTCAAGAAAACAAATATAATGTAATTATATCACATAGATCTGGAGAAACAGAAGATACTAGTATTGCTGATCTTGCAGTAGGTACAAATGCTGGACAAATAAAAACTGGTTCAATGTGCAGATCAGATCGTACATCTAAATATAATAGATTAATAAAAATAGAAGAATCTTTAAATACACAAAAAAAAACATTTAAAAAAAAATTAAATTTATTTAATTAGTTTAAAGATAATTTAAATTAATTTTATTTATAAAATATTATATTTATTAAATAGAGAAGCATTCTTTATTTAATAAATATATAAAATTAAAAATATAGAAATAAAATGAAAAAAAAAATTATTATAATTGATGGTCATTATTGTTTATATCAAAATTATTTTTCATTTATAAAATTGAAAAATAAAAATGGATCTTCCACAGGAGTTTTGTATGGATATATAAGACTTCTTAATAAATTAATTGAAAAATTTAATCCAAAAAAAATTATTATTGTGTTTGATACACCAAAAAAAACAAATCGACATAAATTATTTACTAAATATAAAAAAAATAGAATTTCTATGCCGAATGAACTTAAAAAACAAATTAATCCATTAAAAAAAATTATTAAAGCTTTAAATATAACAATTATAAGTATAAAAAAAATAGAAGCAGATGATATTATTGGAACAATATCAAGAATTTTTACAAAAAAAAAATATTATATTTTTATATATAGTGCAGATAAAGATATGACTCAATTAATTAAAAAAAATGTTTTTGTTATACCAGGTAGTATAAAAAAAGTATTAAATAAAAATGATATTTTTAAAAAATATGGTGTATATCCCAAATCTATAGCAGATTTTTTATGCTTAGTTGGAGATTTTTCTGATAATATTCGTGGAGTATTAGGAATAGGAAAAAAAACAGCAAAAATTCTTTTACAATCTTTTTCATCTATAAAAAAAATTTATAAAAATATAGAAAAAATTTCATTTTTACCTATTAAAAATATTAAAAATATTAAAAAAAATTTAGAAAAAAACAAAAAAAATACATTTTTATCATATCAATTAACTAAAATTAATAAAAATATAGAATTACCAAAAATACATTCTATAATAAAAAAAAATACATTAAATATTGAATTTATAAAAAAAAAATTTGAATTTTATCAATTAAATGAATATTTAAAAAAAATAAATGATAATACATTTTCAATTTTAAATATTTATAATAAAAAAAAAAAAATGAAAAAAAAACATAAATATATAGAAATCGTAAAAAAAAAAATATTATTAAAATTAATTAATAAAATAATTAAAAAAAAAATATTTGCAATATCTATATATGAAAAAAAAAAAAATGAAAAAAAAAAAAAATTTTATTTATCTATAACAATAGAAAAACATGAAACATGGTGGTTTATTTATAAAAAAAAAAAAAATATTTCTATTAAAAAAATATTAAAATATTTAAGACCAATATTAGAAAACAATAAATATTATAAAATTGGAAAAAATTTAAAAAATGTTTTTCATATTTTTCAAGAATATAATATTCTATTTAGAGGAATACATTTTGATACTACAATCATAAATTATTATTATAAATTGAATTATAAAAAAAACAAAAAATATCAAAATTTAATATATAAATATAAAAAAAATAAAAAAGAAAAGAGTTTTAAAAGAAAATTTATAATAATGCAAGAATCTTTGATCTCATTAAAAATATATTTTTTATTTAAAAAAAATATAAAGAAAAAAAAGAGGGAAAATTTTCAACTAATCGATATGTCCTTATTACCAATATTAGCTGAAATAGAAAATAATGGAGTTTTAATAAAAAAAAAAATATTAAAAAAACAAAAAAAAAATCATGAAAAAACTTTAAAAAAATTAAAAAAAAAAATATTCAAAATAACAAAAGAAAAATTTAATATTAATTCATCAAAACAATTACAAAATATTTTATTTAAAAAATTTAATCTTCCTAAAATATATAAAACAAAATTAGGTAATATTTCTACCAATGAAATAGTATTAAAAAAATTATCAAAAATTCATATTTTACCAAAAATTATTTTACAATTTAGATTAATAAAAAAAATCATAAATACTTACTTAAGAAACTTAATAAAATCAATAAATAATAAAACTAATAGAATTCATACTACATATAATCAAATAAATACTTCAACAGGAAGATTATCTTCAAAAAATCCTAATTTACAAAATATTCCAATTAAAACAAAAATAGGAAGAAAATTAAGAATTGCATTCATAACAAAAAAAAAATGGTTATTATTAACAGCAGATTATTCTCACATTGAATTACGAATTATAGCTCATTATTCAAAAGATAAAAATTTAATAAAAGATTTATTAAAAAATAAAGATATCCATATTAGTACTGCATCTCATATTTTTAATAAACCATTAGAAAAAATAAAAAAATATCATAGAAATATTGCAAAAACTATTAATTTTTCTATTTTATATGGCATTAGTCCTTTCGGTCTTTCTAAAAAATTAAATATTTCTATAAAAAAATCAAAAAATTTAATTTATAGATATTTCTTAAAATATAACAAAATTAAAAGATTTATTAAAAACACATATAAAACAGCAAAAAAAAGGGGATATATAAAAACATTGTTCAAAAGAAAATTATATATTCCTAATATAAATTCAAAAAATATTTATTTAAAAAATAGTGCAAAAAGATTTTGTATAAATCTTATGATACAGAATACAGCTTCAGATATTATAAAAAAATCTATGATTACATTACATCACTTATTTAAAAAAAAATTTCCTAAAGATATTAAAATAATTATGCAAATTCATGATGAATTAATATTTGAAATCAAAGAGAAAAAAAAAGACAAAATAATTGATGTAATTAAAAAAATTATGGAAAATAATACTAAATTAATTATTCCATTATACATTACAACAAAAATAGGTAAAAATTGGAAAGAAATAAAAAGTATATAATTTATTATATTTTACTTAAAAAATACCATTTAGATAATATTTTTCTAATAAATTGAATATTATTTTTATAAAATTTTGAAAAACTACATATGGTTATATTCATATGTAAATGTGAAATTTTATTATATTTTAATAATTCAATTTTTTTTTTTTCTCTTTTTGAAATTTTGTCACTTTTAGTTAAAATAATTAAAACAAATAAATTTCTTTTTTTTAAAAATTGTAAAATAAATTCATCAAATGATTTTAAAAAAAAACGAATATCAGATAATAAAACAATTCCTTTTAAACATTCTCTATTTTTTAAATAGAAAAATAAACTTTTTTCTAATAATTTTTTATCTAAATAATTAATTTTAGAATATCCATATCCAGGAAAATCAACAATTCTAAAATCTGATAAAACATGAAAAAAATTTATTGTTTTAGTTCTACCCGGTAATTTACTTATTCGAGCAATTTTATTATTTCCAGATAAACAGTTAATCATAGTAGATTTACCTACATTAGAATAACCTAAAAACGCTACTTCTATTCCGGAAAAAGTTCCTAAATTTGAATAATTAATTATACTAGTAATAAATTTCATGTTATAAAAATTTATATTATTCATATTTTCTTACCAAAAAAACAAATATTTATATTTAAAAACAAATTGAATTAATTTAAAAATATTTATTTTTATATAAAATAAATATAGTAATATACATTATATATTAAAAATATTTATATATAATAATAAAATTAATTTTTAATTTAAAAATTAATATTTTGAAAAAATTATAATTTTTTATAATTTTGATTATTTTCTTTAAAAATGGTATAAAAATGAAAAAAATAATAGCTCATGTTGATCATGGAAAAACAACATTATTAGATCAGTTACTAAAACAATCGGGTACATTTAAAAAACATGAAGAAAAAATAGATAGAATTATGGATTCAAATGAATTAGAAAAAGAAAGAGGAATTACAATATTATCTAAACATACATCAATAATATGGAAAAATTATCAAATCAATATTATTGATACTCCTGGACACGCTGATTTTGGAGGAGAAGTAGAAAGAATATTATCTATGGTAGATTCTGTTTTATTAGTAGTAGATGCCTATGAAGGACCAATGCCACAAACAAGATATGTAACAAAAAAATCTTTTTTATATAAAATTAAACCAATTCTAGTAATTAATAAAATGGATAGAAATCCTATAAGAACAGATTGGGTAATAAATAAAGTATTTGATTTATTTGTAAATTTATCCGCAAGTGATGAACAATTAGATTTTCCAATAATATATACATCAGCTTTATTAGGAACTTCAGGGGAAGATCCTAATAATATGCAGAAAAATATGATTCCTTTATTAAATGCAATTATTAAATTTACTCCTGAACCTAAAAAATCAAAAAATAATTTTTTTCAAATGCAAATATCACAATTAGATTTTAATAATTATTTTGGTATGATTGGAATAGGAAAAATACAACAAGGAAAATTAAAAAAAAATCAAGTTGTTTCAGTTCTTAGAGATAAAAAAAAGATTTATACAGGAAAGATAAATAGTATCTTAAAATTTTATGGATTAGAACAAAAAAAAACAGAAACAGCATCAGCGGGAGATATTAT from Buchnera aphidicola BCc includes:
- the polA gene encoding DNA polymerase I, producing MKKKIIIIDGHYCLYQNYFSFIKLKNKNGSSTGVLYGYIRLLNKLIEKFNPKKIIIVFDTPKKTNRHKLFTKYKKNRISMPNELKKQINPLKKIIKALNITIISIKKIEADDIIGTISRIFTKKKYYIFIYSADKDMTQLIKKNVFVIPGSIKKVLNKNDIFKKYGVYPKSIADFLCLVGDFSDNIRGVLGIGKKTAKILLQSFSSIKKIYKNIEKISFLPIKNIKNIKKNLEKNKKNTFLSYQLTKINKNIELPKIHSIIKKNTLNIEFIKKKFEFYQLNEYLKKINDNTFSILNIYNKKKKMKKKHKYIEIVKKKILLKLINKIIKKKIFAISIYEKKKNEKKKKFYLSITIEKHETWWFIYKKKKNISIKKILKYLRPILENNKYYKIGKNLKNVFHIFQEYNILFRGIHFDTTIINYYYKLNYKKNKKYQNLIYKYKKNKKEKSFKRKFIIMQESLISLKIYFLFKKNIKKKKRENFQLIDMSLLPILAEIENNGVLIKKKILKKQKKNHEKTLKKLKKKIFKITKEKFNINSSKQLQNILFKKFNLPKIYKTKLGNISTNEIVLKKLSKIHILPKIILQFRLIKKIINTYLRNLIKSINNKTNRIHTTYNQINTSTGRLSSKNPNLQNIPIKTKIGRKLRIAFITKKKWLLLTADYSHIELRIIAHYSKDKNLIKDLLKNKDIHISTASHIFNKPLEKIKKYHRNIAKTINFSILYGISPFGLSKKLNISIKKSKNLIYRYFLKYNKIKRFIKNTYKTAKKRGYIKTLFKRKLYIPNINSKNIYLKNSAKRFCINLMIQNTASDIIKKSMITLHHLFKKKFPKDIKIIMQIHDELIFEIKEKKKDKIIDVIKKIMENNTKLIIPLYITTKIGKNWKEIKSI
- the eno gene encoding phosphopyruvate hydratase is translated as MSKIKKILSREILDSRGYPTIETEVHLKTGYFGYSSVPSGASTGSKEALELRDNDKNRFFGKGVKKAVNYVNTEIFQALKNKNAEEQKELDNLMIKLDGTKNKSRFGANAILSVSLSLAKAIALEKNIPFYSYISEINYSKNNFSIPLPMINIINGGMHANNNIDLQEFMIQPIGAKSILQAVQMGSEIFHMLGIILKEKGYSTCVGDEGGYAPNLKSNEEALSMISLAVERSNYKLNEDITFAIDCASSELFNKKTRRYRLKNENKEYNSIEFTHYLEKLTKKYPIRSIEDGQDESDWKGFQYQTKILGKKIQLVGDDLFVTNKKFLEYGIKKKAANSILIKLNQIGTLTETLETIKKAQENKYNVIISHRSGETEDTSIADLAVGTNAGQIKTGSMCRSDRTSKYNRLIKIEESLNTQKKTFKKKLNLFN
- the yihA gene encoding ribosome biogenesis GTP-binding protein YihA/YsxC codes for the protein MNNINFYNMKFITSIINYSNLGTFSGIEVAFLGYSNVGKSTMINCLSGNNKIARISKLPGRTKTINFFHVLSDFRIVDFPGYGYSKINYLDKKLLEKSLFFYLKNRECLKGIVLLSDIRFFLKSFDEFILQFLKKRNLFVLIILTKSDKISKREKKKIELLKYNKISHLHMNITICSFSKFYKNNIQFIRKILSKWYFLSKI